The window TCCATCGCCCTGAACTTTAACTGGATATATTAGAATGTTTATTCTGGAAGACTTCGATGTGATTATTCTTACCATATCAGAAATGGCTGCACCCTCTGGAGACGTGACAATCCCAACCCATTTTGGAAAGGGAGGTATTGGTTTTTTGTATTTTTCATCGAAAAGACCCTCTTTTCTCAATTTTTCCTTTATTTTTTCAAATGCTTTTTGTAATTCTCCAATTCCATACTCTTCGATTTTCTCAACTACAATCTGATATTCACCCCTCGGCTCATAAACAGTGATTTTGCCTTCCGCTATAACTTTAAGACCATTCCTTAATTCAAAATTTATGTTATTCGTCCTGTTTTTAAACATAACAGCTCTGATCTGGCTCCATTCATCCTTGAGAGAAAAATATATGTGTCCAGATGAGTAATGAACATGAAGGTTTGATATCTCCCCTTCTATTTTTATGTAAGGAAACGTTAGTTCCAGATTTAACCTTATAAGCTGAGTAATTTCAGAAACTTTATATATTCTTTCAGATGAGATTAACTCTTCTTTCAATTTATATTTCCTCGCGAAAGATTCTTTTAATTTCAACAGATTTTCCTGTATTTCGATCTATTCTAATTACTACAGCCCAGAATATGCTTTTCCCTTTTTCTATTTCGAATCTATGAGGAATTCCATAAAGGAAACGGGTAATTGCATCTTCTCTTTTTATTCCTATCACAGAATCTTTTGCTCCTACCATTCCCACATCAGTTATGTAAGCAGTTCCCTTTGGGAGTATCCTTTCATCTGCTGTTGGAATATGGGTATGAGTTCCTATTACAGCAGATACTTTTCCATCGAGAAACCATCCAATCGCAACTTTTTCAGAAGTCGCTTCTCCATGGAAATCAACAATTATCACGGATGTTTTTTCTTTGAGTATTTCGATTTCCCTAACAGCTGATTCAAAAGGACAGTCAATTGGCTCCATGAAGATTCTTCCCTGAAGGTTCAGAATTCCTACTGGCTTTTCATTGGAATCTTTCCATAAAAAAACCCCTCTTCCAGGTGCTCTTTTAGGATAATTGGCTGGTCTTAATATTCTTGGATCTTGTTCCAGAAGATCGAGTGCTTCTTTTTTATCCCATACATGATTTCCCGAAGTTATCACATCTACTCCATAGCTGATTATTTCATAGGCCTTTTCACTTGTTAGGCCAAAGCCTCCAGCTAAATTTTCTCCATTTGCAATTACCAAATCGATGGAGAATTCTTTTTTTAATGGAGGTATGAATTCTCTTAGTAACCTTCTCCCTGGTCTTCCAACTACATCCCCGATGAAAAGAACATTGAGAATGTTATCTTGCATATTCAACAGCCCTCATTTCTCTTATCACGGTTACTTTTATCTGCCCTGGAAATTCTAACTCTGATTTAATTCTTTTTGCTATTTCTCTTGAGAGAAATATCGCTCCCTCATCATTTACTCTTTGACTCTCCACGATTATTCTCACTTCTCTTCCTGCCTGTAGGGCATAACACTTAGAAACTCCATCAAATGATTTGCCTATTTCCTCCAATTTTTCGAGTCTTTTTATGTAATTTTCCAGTAACTCTCTTCTTGCTCCCGGCCTCGCTGCTGACAGACTATCAGCGGCCTGAACTAACACGGCCTCGATAGATGGAAATTCTACTTCTTGGTGATGGGAAGCAATGGCTTTTACTATCTCTTCATTTTCTCCATATTTTTTCGCAAGCTCAACGCTTAATTCAGTATGAGTTCCTTCTATCTCCCTGTCAATAGCTTTTCCTATATCGTGGAGAAGGCCTGCACGGAGTGCAATCTGAGAATTGGCTCTGAGTTCAGCCGCCATAAAAGCACTTAAGTAAGCAACTTCTTTTGAATGATTCAGAACATTCTGCCCATAACTTGTTCTATATTTAAGTTTTCCCAATAATTTAACGAGCTCTGGATGAATATCCTTTAATCCAAACTCAAGTATCACAGTTTCCCCTTCCTGTTTGATTTTTTCTTCAAATTCCTCTTTTACTTTTTCAACGACTTCCTCTATTCTTGCGGGATGTATTCTTCCGTCTAAAATTAGCCTATCAAGAGATATTCTTGCTATCTCCCTTCTTATTGGATCAAAACTGGAAATTGTCACTGACTCTGGAGTGTCGTCAACGATTAAGTCCACACCCGTGCACATCTCAAGAGCACGGATATTTCTTCCTTCCCTTCCTATTATCCTACCTTTCATTTCATCTGATGGTAAATCTACAATTGTAATCGTACTTTCTACTACATGTTCAGATGCAGTTTTCTGAATCGCAAGGGAAAGTATTTTCTTAGCCTGAAGATTTGCTGTCTCTTTTATTTCTTCTTCTATACTTTTTATGATTTGAGAGGCTTCATGTCTGGCATCACTCTCAATTTTTGAGATAAGAAGCTTTTTTGCTTCCTCCTGGGTTAAACCTGAAATTTTTTCCAGCTCTTTAATTTCCTGGGAGATTAATTCATCATATCTTTTCTTCTGATCTTCAATGCTTCTTTCCTTTGAATATAGCTCTCTTTCTCTTTTTGAAATCTCTCTTTCTCTCGATTCAAGCACAAATGATTTTTTCTCCAGAGTTTCCTCCTTATGGAGAAGCCTCCTTTCCATTTCATTCAATTTATTTCTTTTATCTCTTGTCTGTCTTTCAAATTCCGATTTCAAATTTATCAATTTTTCTTTCGTTTCAATTTCTGCTTCTCTTTTAATTCTTTCAGCTTCTTTTCTTGCTTCTTCTTTTGTGACTGAAATTTCTTCCTCTGCTTTTTTAAGTCCCTTCTTTAGAGATTTTGTTTTCAATAGAAGGAATGTAAATAAACCCATAAAAATTAGGGTTAAACCTCCAATGGCAATTAATGTTATATTTAAATTCATGTATCTCCTCCTTTAAATACGGCTTATTAGAAGTTAGAAGGAGTCGAAAGTTGGGAGGGATGCATTAAAGTTTAGAAGAAAATTTAGGTAAATTTTTTTTAATTTAATTTTCTTATCATATATTTTAATAAATCTTATTTTATTCTTTTTTTTCATTTGTTTAATTCTGTTTTTCCTCCAAACTCTCTAACCACTTTTCAATCCTTCTAAAAGCCTCATCATATTTAACTAACTTTTTTTTATGTTGAAAAAGTTCATCTGTAATGTGTAAAGCGGTTAGAATTGCTAATTTATACGGCTCAATCAGCCCAGAATTTAATTCGACTTGTTTCATTTTAGAATCTAAATATTCTGCTATTTCTCTTATCTCTTCCTCCGAATAATCCTTTAGTTTTATAGAAAATTGATTTCCTCCAATTTCTAAATTTATTATTTTGTCATTCAAATTTCAATTTCCTCAATTTTATTTAAAATATATTCGATCTTGGATTTAATTAATTCTCTGTCCTCTTTCAAATTTTTTATTTCTTCTTTCAATTTTTCATTTTCCTCCTTAAGTTTTTTTAAACTTTCAATTAAATTTATTACTTTTCCTTCTAACATTTTAATGTTGTCTTGCTCTATTGTCAAATTTATTCCTCCTTTCTTCACGGACTTTTCTGTCGAAGTTTTATATCAATTTTTTCTTTTAATTTTTTTATTAATTCCATATGTAAAAGATTTACTTCTTCATCTTTAAGAGTTCTATCGATGCTTCTGTATACAAAACTCATAGTCATACTAACTTTTTCTGGAGGAACATTACCCCCTGAGAAGATATCCCATAAATAGAATTTCTCAAGTTCTTTAATTTTTAATGATAGTATTGTTTCTTCTATCTTTGAATAAGGGGTTTTCCTATCCACAATGAATGAGATATCCCTGGTTATAGATGGAAATCGAGAGATTGGTTCAAATTCAAATTTATGTTCTTCATCAAGGATTCTATCAAGGTCCAATTCTGAATAAACGACTTTTTTTTCTATTTGAAATTTTTTCGCAATAGAATCATTTAAAATTCCTAAGGAGCCGACTTTCTCGTTATAAATAAATATCTCAAGGCAGGAGTCTTGTTCATAGATGTTTTCAGATAATTCTTTAAATTTAATTGATTTTATTCCCAAATTTTCTAAAAGATGACTTATACTCCCCTTTAAGTGGAATACATCAAAAAGCATTTCCTTTTCAAGCCAGCTTTTTCCATGTATAAAACCAGAGCCTGCAACTCCCAGGGATAATTTTTCAATGATTTTTCCATTTTCTCTTCTGTAGATATTTCCGACTTCAAAAATCCTTACCTCATCAATACCTCTGCTCATGTTTAAAGAAATACTCTCAAGGAGTGATGCGATTAGGGACCTTCTCATCTGAGAAAATTTTGATGAAATGGGGTTTTTGAGAAAAATTGGCTCTCCTTTTAAAAAGTCTTCATTACAAGGGTTAATGAAGCTGAAATTGATGACCTCATCATAACCTTCCTTGAATAGAATTTCTCTGATTTTTTTTATCTTATTTCGTCTTTTCCCTATGTATATTTCACTTTCGATTGTAGCAGGCAACTCTGAAGGAATTTTTTCGTATCCAAAGTATCTGGCAACTTCTTCAATTAAATCAGCCTCATGAGTAACATCATTTCTTCGAGAAGGAATAGTCACATCCCATTTTCCTTTACCAGTTTTGACGACATTGAATCCAAGTTTTGTCAAAGTTTTTTTAACAAATTTATCCTGTATTGAAACCCCTGTCAGCTCCTGAAGCTTTTCTTTTCTCAAAATCACTTTCCTCTCTGGAATCCTTTCTGGGTAAATATCTATGACCCCTTTGGATATCTTTCCTCCAAACTTCCAGAAGAGGTTTCCACAGATTCTTGCAGCAACAGGTGGAAATTCCCAATCAGTTCCTCTCTCGAATCTATAGGAAGCCTCTGTGGCAAGGTTGATTTTTTTGGATGTTCTTCTTATGGATACTGGATTAAAATATGCGCTTTCTATAAAGATATTTTTTGTATTTTCTGAGATTCCTGAGTTTTCTCCGCCAATGATACCTGCGATAGCTAAGGGTTTTTTCCCATCTGCAATCACAAGTATTTCATTGTCAAGGATTCTCTCTACGCCATCCAGAGTAATTATTTTTTCACCATTCTTAGCTTTTCTTACTAAAATTTTATTTTCTTCAATTTTTTCTAAATCAAAGGCATGGATCGGGTGGCCTGTAA is drawn from Acidobacteriota bacterium and contains these coding sequences:
- the pheT gene encoding phenylalanine--tRNA ligase subunit beta, which translates into the protein MKISLNWIKELVNFTTPLEKLVEDLYMKGFPGEEVIKKEDDIILNIEVTPNRPDCLGHMGIAREISAIYNVPLKKVRATYREIEEAIENVIDVKIIDYDLCPRYSGILVRDFNVTESPVWLKKRLEYLGVRSINLAVDLTNYVLLLTGHPIHAFDLEKIEENKILVRKAKNGEKIITLDGVERILDNEILVIADGKKPLAIAGIIGGENSGISENTKNIFIESAYFNPVSIRRTSKKINLATEASYRFERGTDWEFPPVAARICGNLFWKFGGKISKGVIDIYPERIPERKVILRKEKLQELTGVSIQDKFVKKTLTKLGFNVVKTGKGKWDVTIPSRRNDVTHEADLIEEVARYFGYEKIPSELPATIESEIYIGKRRNKIKKIREILFKEGYDEVINFSFINPCNEDFLKGEPIFLKNPISSKFSQMRRSLIASLLESISLNMSRGIDEVRIFEVGNIYRRENGKIIEKLSLGVAGSGFIHGKSWLEKEMLFDVFHLKGSISHLLENLGIKSIKFKELSENIYEQDSCLEIFIYNEKVGSLGILNDSIAKKFQIEKKVVYSELDLDRILDEEHKFEFEPISRFPSITRDISFIVDRKTPYSKIEETILSLKIKELEKFYLWDIFSGGNVPPEKVSMTMSFVYRSIDRTLKDEEVNLLHMELIKKLKEKIDIKLRQKSP
- a CDS encoding TIGR00282 family metallophosphoesterase is translated as MQDNILNVLFIGDVVGRPGRRLLREFIPPLKKEFSIDLVIANGENLAGGFGLTSEKAYEIISYGVDVITSGNHVWDKKEALDLLEQDPRILRPANYPKRAPGRGVFLWKDSNEKPVGILNLQGRIFMEPIDCPFESAVREIEILKEKTSVIIVDFHGEATSEKVAIGWFLDGKVSAVIGTHTHIPTADERILPKGTAYITDVGMVGAKDSVIGIKREDAITRFLYGIPHRFEIEKGKSIFWAVVIRIDRNTGKSVEIKRIFREEI
- a CDS encoding cell division protein ZapA, translating into MNDKIINLEIGGNQFSIKLKDYSEEEIREIAEYLDSKMKQVELNSGLIEPYKLAILTALHITDELFQHKKKLVKYDEAFRRIEKWLESLEEKQN
- the rny gene encoding ribonuclease Y; protein product: MNLNITLIAIGGLTLIFMGLFTFLLLKTKSLKKGLKKAEEEISVTKEEARKEAERIKREAEIETKEKLINLKSEFERQTRDKRNKLNEMERRLLHKEETLEKKSFVLESREREISKRERELYSKERSIEDQKKRYDELISQEIKELEKISGLTQEEAKKLLISKIESDARHEASQIIKSIEEEIKETANLQAKKILSLAIQKTASEHVVESTITIVDLPSDEMKGRIIGREGRNIRALEMCTGVDLIVDDTPESVTISSFDPIRREIARISLDRLILDGRIHPARIEEVVEKVKEEFEEKIKQEGETVILEFGLKDIHPELVKLLGKLKYRTSYGQNVLNHSKEVAYLSAFMAAELRANSQIALRAGLLHDIGKAIDREIEGTHTELSVELAKKYGENEEIVKAIASHHQEVEFPSIEAVLVQAADSLSAARPGARRELLENYIKRLEKLEEIGKSFDGVSKCYALQAGREVRIIVESQRVNDEGAIFLSREIAKRIKSELEFPGQIKVTVIREMRAVEYAR
- a CDS encoding cell division protein ZapB, translating into MTIEQDNIKMLEGKVINLIESLKKLKEENEKLKEEIKNLKEDRELIKSKIEYILNKIEEIEI